A segment of the uncultured Methanobrevibacter sp. genome:
GAATTATTAACTGCTGGAAATGACTGGTATGTTAATTCAAGTAAAGATACTAGTGGTGATGGAAAAAGTGAAAAGGATGCATTTAAAACATTAAGTGAATCTTTAAATGAAGCTCAGGATGGAGACACAATTTGGATTGCATCAGGAGAATATACAGGAAAGGATAATATAGGATTAACTATTGCTAAAAATTTAAACTTCATAAAAAATGGTGATGGTGAAGCAATCTTTGATGCTGAAAACTCAGGTAATATTTGGACTGTTAATTCCACATCCATAAATATAACTGGTTTGACCTTTAAAAATGGAAATTCAACTAATGGTAGTGCAATTTATATTTCACATGAAGTTAAATCCAATATAAACGCTACTTTTATTAATAACACTGTATCTAATAGGGGTGGTGCTATATATATTGTAAGTGGCGGTATTTCCGGTACTTTAAATAGTGTTTTTATTAATAACACTGCATCTGATTGGGGTGGTGCCATCTATATTGATAGCGGTGGTATTTCCGGTAATGTAAATGGTACTTTTATTAATAACAAAGGAAGTAGTGGTGCTGCTATATTTATTGCTGGTGATATTTCCGGTAATGTGAATGGTACTTTTATCAATAACAAAGCAAAGGGTTATGGTGCTGTCTATATTTATAATGGTGATGCTTCTGGTAATGTAAACGGTACTTTTATTAATAACATCGCAAATCAGGGTGGTGCAATCGCTGTTGGTAATGGTGGTACTGTTTCTGGTAATGTAAATGGTATTTTTATTAATAACACTGGATATTATTCTGGTGGTGCTATCTGTATTGACAATACAGAAAGATATCCTACTGGTAAGTTAGAGGGTATTTTTATTAATAACAAAGCAGAAGAGGGTGGTGCTATCTATATCGAGTTTAATCATAACGATCCTAATGTTTCTTTAGGAGGTACATTTATCAATAACAATGCAAGTAGGGGTGGTGCCATCTTTATCAATCAACTGGTTGATGCTATAACTATTCAAGATTCTATTTTTTTAAACAATAGTGATGCATTATCTGATGGTATGGGAAGTTATATTAAAACTATTGATTGCTGGTTTGGAAATAATGCAACAAATTACAATAGCAGGCCGGATGCAGGAAATGCAGTTATGGACAGATGGCTGTTCTTAAATGCAACAGCTAATCCAAATGATGTTTCAGTAGACCAAAATTCAATAATTACCTTCAAATTAGACTCATACGACAATTCTTCAGGAGAGATTAAGCCATATGATGCTTCAAAGATGAAATTTATTTTAGATTTCACTCAAACATTGGGAGAATTGGATAAAACTGCCGCTTTAATTGGTGAAAATATAACATATACTGCAAGACAGGGCGGAAATTCCACTGTAACAAGTAAATACGAAACTGGATCATATACCATTGAATTGAACAATGTCAAAATTCCTACTGAAATTAATGTTACTGACTCCACAATTGCTTTAAATGCAGGTGGGGAAGCTGATGTTGGTGCTACTTTAACTCCTGCTGATGCAGGTAACCTAACCTATACTTCAAACAACAAAAATGTTGTTGTAGTGGAAAATGGAAAAATCAAAAGTATTAAAAAAGGTAACGCCACAATTACAGTTTCATTTGCTGGTGATGAGAGATATGCAACAGCAGAAAATAAAACAATCTCTGTTATTGTTAACTTGAATGATGCTAGCGTTGAAGCTGAAGACATAGAATTAAAAGTTGGCGAATCTGGTGTTATTAATTATACTACAACTCCCGAAGGATTAAAAGTTAATTTTGCAGCGGATAACTCAGGCATTGTCAGTGTGGATGAAGACGGCACTGTCAAAGCATTAAAAAATGGTACTGCTAAAATCACCATTAATGTTGGTGACGATGAGGTATATGCAAAAAATTCAACAGTCATAACAGTTACCGTTACTTTAAATGATGCCAGTGTTGAAGCTGAAGACATGGAATTAAATGTCAGCGATTCAGGCGTTATTAAATATACTACTAATCCTAAAGGTTTGGATGTTACATTCGTAGCTGACAATTCAGGTGTTGTCAGTGTTGACGAAAAAGGAACTGTAAAAGCATTAAAAGAAGGTAAGGCCAATATTACTGTTAAAGTTGGCGATGATAAGGTTTATGCTAAAAATTCAACTGTCATCACCATTATCGTAAGCAAGATTCCTACTGAGATTAATGTCAACAATCATACACTTGATTTGGGTGTTGATGATAAAGTTGATTCTGTTGCTGAATTATTGCCTTCTGATGCTGGTAAGTTGAATTTCACATCCAGTGATGAGAACGTGGTTGTTGTTGATGATAAAGGTACATTTACTGCTGTAGGTGTAGGTAGTGCCAATGTTACTGTTTCATTTGATGGCAATAACAAATTTGAAGCTGCTGAAAGTAAAATCGTCTATGTAACTGTAAGTAAGATTCCTACTAAGATTTTTGTTAGCAATGACACTATTGATATGAAGGTTGATGATGAGGTTGATTCTGGCGTTAGCATTACACCTTATGATGCTGGTAAGTTGAATTTCACATCCAGTGATGTGGGTGTTGTTCGTGTTGATGATAACGGTACATTTACTGGCGTAGGTATCGGTACTGCCATCGTTACTGTTTCATTTGATGGCAATTACAAGTTTGAACCGGCTGAAAGTAAAAATATTACTGTTACCGTAACTAAGATTCCTACCGAGATTGTTGTTGTGAATTCCACTGTTGATATGCATGTGGATGATGAGGTTGATCCTGGCATTAGTATAACTCCTTCTGGTGCTTGTGAGTTTGATTATGTCTCAAGTGATGTGAGTGTTGTTCGTGTTGATGGTAACGGTGCATTTATTGGAGTAGGTACTGGTAGTGCTACAGTCACTGTCAGATTCTTAGGTAATGAAAAATATTCTGCCGCTGAAAGTAAAAATATTACTGTTACCGTAACTAAGATTCCTACCGAGATTGTTGTTGTGAATTCCACTGTTGATATGCATGTAGATGATGAGGTTGATCCTGGCGTTAGCATTGTTCCTTCTGGTGCTTGTGAGTTGGATTATGTATCAAGTGATGTGAGTGTTGTTCGTGTTGATGGTAATGGTACATTAATTGCTGTAAATACTGGTAATGCTACAGTCACTGTCAGATTCTTGGGTAATGAAAAATATTCTGCTGCTGAAAATAAAACCATTGGGGTCACAGTTACTTTAAATGATGCCCGTATTATTGCCAAAGATATGAACATGGTTATCGGTGAAAATGGCACTATTAGTTATAGTACTGTTCCTGCCGGTTTGAATGTTACTTTTGTTGCAGATAATTCAGGTGTTGTCAGTGTCAGTAATGCTGGTGTTGTTACTGCTTTGAAAACTGGTGTTGCCAACATTACCATTTTGACAGGAGATAATAAGAAGTACGCTTTAAATTCAACTGTCATTACTGTTACTGTTAAGTTGCACGATGCCATTGTTAGCGTAAATAAATCTAGTCTGAATTTGGAACTTGGTGATACTTTTGATATTGTTGCCACTACTTATCCTGCAGGTTTGAATGTTACTTATGTTCCTGATAACTCAGGCGTTGTCAGCGTTGATGAAAACGGTAAAATCACCGCTTTAAAAGTGGGCAGTGCTGTTATAACTGTTAAAGTTGGCGGACATGGTATTTATGCTGAAAATTCAACAAATGTTACTGTAACCGTAAGCAAGATTTCTACTAAAATCACAGCTTCTTCTCTCACAACAGTTTATAATGTTAACAAAAACCTTCTCATAACTTTGAAGGATTCTAAAGGCAATCCTCTTAGTGGAGCTAAAATAACTGTTAGCATTAAAGGTTCTAAAACCTACACTACCAATAAGAAAGGTCAGGTTAAAGTTCCAACCAAAGGTTTGGTTCCTAAAAAATACACTGCAAAAATAACATTCAATGGAAACACCAAATATGCTAAATCGACCAAATCTGTTAAGGTAACTGTTAAAAAGGCAACTCCAAAATTGTATGCCAAAGCAAAAACATTTAAAAAGTCTACAAAAATCAAAAAATACACTGTTACTTTAAAGACCAATAAAAAGAAGGTTATGAAGAAGGTTAAGTTGACCCTTAAAGTCAACAAGAAAACATACAAGGCTAAAACCAACAGCAAAGGTAAAGCAACCTTTAAAATAACCAAATTGGCTAAAAGAGGTAAATACACTGCATTAGTTAAATATCCTGGTAGCAAATACTACAAATCAAAAACTGTAAAAGCTAAAATTATTGTTAAGTAATTGCTTCGGCAGTTACTTTTCCTTTTTTTCTTTTTTCCTATACATTTGATTGCATGATTGCACTATTTTTTCATAATAATATCTATTTGCTTTAATTATTGACTGTTTATTTGGCTGTTTTTGAAAGAAACTATAAAAATATTCATGGATTTCTTTGAGTATTGCTGTGTTGTTTTTGCAGCAGGAAAAGAAAAAATGCTGTCGCCAGTCAAATAACAAAAAGTTATACAAATGAAATATAAATCAGTCATTTCATGTATCCTCAATCAAAAAATTTCGGCAAAGATTAAAATAGTAATAAAATAATAATAATTAAATGAGGATAAGCTTATGTTAGATAGGAAAGTTTTGTTTGTTTCAATGCTGATTTTGGTTTTTCTGGCTATTGGAACGGTTTCGGCAACTGATAATTTGACTGATGAAATTTCTTTGGATGATGGACCATCCGCTCAGGGCATTGAAATCCCAATTGTTAGTGACATTAAAAGTGATGCTAACCAATCCATACAGGACATTGGGGATAATCAAGGCCAAATGAATACGAAAATGAAAGCCAAGGACGTAACCACTTACTATAAGGAAAAATCCCAATTGGTAAGTTATCTTAAAGACGGCAACAATCAGCCTGTTTCAGGCAAAAATATTTCCATTTCAATAAACAACAGAGTTTACACCAAAGTCACAGACAATGCCGGAAAGGCTGTATTGAAACTTAACCTAAAACCCGGAACATATGACGCTTCGGTTAACTTTGCAGGTGATGAAAACTACACTGCAAGCAGCACAAACGCAATGGTTAAGGTAAACAAGGCCAGCCTCAAACTCACAGCAAAGGACTTCAAAACCTATTTCGAATCAGGCTTCTATTTCAAGGCAAAGGTTATAAATAAGGTCACCAAAAATCCCGTTCAGGGTATCCAGGTAGCTTTCAAGGTTATTAAAAACGGCAAGCACAGAACATATTGGGCAACCACTGACGCCAAAGGAGTTGCAAAACTTAAAAAGAACCTTAAGGTCGGACAGTATAGGGTCGTCACTTCTCTTAAAAAGAACAGGCATCTGAATGCTAAAAAAGCCATATCATTCCTGACTATTAAGGAAACTGCTGAAATGGGCTGCACATCATTGTATGTTCAGGTAAGCAATACCGAAGCGGTTGCAGGATTTAGAAGGGATGCGACCAATGCCAAAACATTGCATATTGTAAAATACAAGTTAAACGGCAAGGTGACAGTAAAGCAATATAAGACCAACAGCTATTTCTTCCATCTTTTGACAACTGCAGACGGATGGATGGCAGGAACAGGAGGTATTGACAATCATGGCATAAATCAGGCCATCGAAAAGCTGGCAGGCAAGATGGCAAAATCTGGTAAAATCCAAAAATCCTATCTGAAAAAGATTCTAGGTTATGAAAGAGAGTTGGGATTGGGCCATTTCTCAATAAAGGCTCCTAACGGCAAATATGCTGTTGTTTGGAGCAGTGGAATTATATACGGTACTCTAAAGCCGGGTGAGTATTTGAAGGCTCCGAATGGAAGATCATTGTTCTATCATGGAAAATATGCTCATTTCAGCAAAAATCCCGTAAAGGCTGCAATCAAGATTGCTGCATCCGATTCATATGGTGTCAACAGGAGGGATGCAACAGCATTCCACTGGAAAGCCACAACCAAGGAAGGCAAGACAACTTCAACCTTAAAGGTTTATGCTGCAAATGACAACGGACGTCTGGTTGGAAGCAGTACAGGATATTTGAAGGATGATATCAAATTTAGGAACAAATTCATATCCAAGAACAGTCTTCCTATGACTCCATCTTCAAAATTCATTGGAGACGTCAAAATGGGAAACATCGACAAGCTGATAAAAACAATGACTGTTGTCAGCGCTCCAAAATTGACAACACTCGCCAACGAGTCCAAGATATTTAATGTCACCGTTAAAAACAAACAAACCGGTAAACCTGTCAAGGCATTGGTTTTAAAGGTAAAAATCGACGGCAAGGTTCGCTCCATCAAAACCAACAGCAAAGGAGTTGCCCAGCTTAAAACAAAATCATTGGCTGTCGGCAGCCATAGGGTAATCATATACACCGACAATATAAAATATCTGGTTTCAGCCAAAAGTACAATTAAAATTATATGATTGTACTTCTTTCATTTCTTTTTTTAAATTCTGAAGTGATGTAAAGTCACTTTTTTAATTAAAGTTTCCCTGTTTGGAAAGTTATCAAAAAAAAATATATTTTATCTTAAACAAATTTAATTATCAATTAATAAGTTCATATTGGGGAGGACTGTTTTGTTTAATAGGAAATTAATTGTGATAACAGTAATTCTTTCTTTTATACTTGCCGTTTCAGCGGTGAGTGCGGCAGATAATGATACTGATGAAATTGTCGGCATGGAAATATCTGATGATGTTATAGGTGCCGATTGTGACAATCAGTTAATTGGCGCTAATGATTCGGATAATGGCACTTTCGATGATTTGGCTAAAAAAATCAGCGCCGTTGAGGATGGGGGAGTGTTGAACCTTACAAAAGACTATAAATATTCTGACGGCTCAACAGGCGGAATCAAAATCAATAGGTCAATTACCATTGACGGAGGTGGAAACGCTCTGGATGGAAAACACATCTCCAGAATATTCAGCGTGACTGCAGGCAATGTGACTCTAAAGAATTTGAAGTTCATCAATGCCCAATTCACCGGCAATGGCGGTGCCATTAACTGGAATGGAAAAGACGGCATCTTGATCAACTGCACTTTTGCTGGCTGTTCAGCATCAAATGGAGGGGCAGTATATGCATCCCTTTCAACACTCCATTTTATTGACTGTTTCTTTTCAGACAATTCTGCAGCGAACGGAGGTTCTGCATATGTTGCAAATTCAATAGCTGAATTTACCAATGTCTCATTCATAAATAATAGGGCAACCAATTCTTCCGCAGCCATCTTCAGCATGCTTTCAATCAATTCGATAGATGGATGTGATTTCATCAATAATTCCGTAAGTGCCAGGTCTCCCTTTGGAGGAGCAATTGCCTTTTATCAATATGAAAGCAATATAAGAAATTCAAGATTCATCAACAATTCAATAAATGGGGAATATGGCTACGGAAGCTCAATATTCAATTACGGCATTGTGAATGTGGAAAACACCACAATTGCAAACAACACCCAGAACACCCGAAACAGAATCGAGGATGCACTTTATACCATAATCGGTAAGGCCAATCTGAAAGCCTGCACTGTAGAAAACAATTCCTGCATCGGTGATGAGGACATAATCTATGCTCTCTTTTGGCCGATGGTGTTTGACAAGGTATTTGATGAGACAGATGCATTCATTCCGGCAAAGTATGACCTTAGAAACGTTACTCTCGAAAACGGCACAAGCATATCATATGTCTCCCCAGTCAAGAACCAGGGAAATTCAGGTACCTGCTGGGCTTTTGCTGCAATCGGTGCTTTGGAGTCATATATGCTTGAAAGTGAAAACAGGCTGTATAACTTTTCTGAAAACCATCAGAAAAACATAATGGGTCCATATACGAATGGCGGCTGGGTATTCTTGAGGGGAGGCGGAACTGCCAAAACGCTTGCATACTGGAGCAGATGGTCAGGACCTGTCAATGCCAGTGACGATCCGTTCAATGAAAGTTCCAAGGTATCCCCAACCAATCTGACCGTCATTAAACATGTTCAGGATGTTGTATATCTTCCGGTAATGGATATTGCTCAGTTAAAGCTTGCAGTGTTGAAATACGGTTCTGTCGTTATCGGATATAAATTTATTCAACCTGAAATCAAGATAGTCAATGGAACAACCTTTGAAAGTGAAGTCTCACCGTTAGTGGCATTGCCTCAGTTTTCTACCCATGTAGTCGATATCGTCGGATGGGATGATAACTATCCAGGCTCCAATTTTGGTGAAAACATTCCCGATGGAGCATTCATATTGAAAAACAGTTTCGGTACAAATGAGTATAATACAAAATTGAATAAGACAATCTATTATGAAGGCGAGGGCTTCAACTACATCTCATATTATGACCTGACACTTTCAAAGGAAAACATTCCCTTTGCAATAGTGAATGTGGAGAATACAGACAACTATAGGGAGAACTATTATTATGATCCTGCCGGAACACTTGTCAATTTAGGATTCAATAACCAAACAGCATGGCTTTCCAATCAGTTCGTTTCAAACAACTCTTACCCTCTTGCAGCATTCAGTCTATATACCTTCGGGGTCGATTCCACCTATGAAGCTTATGTCTATGTCAACGACAATCTTGCACACACCCAATGCGGTGTCATTCACAATCCCGGATACAGTACAGTCAAATTGAGCGATTACGTTTGGCTGAACAAAAATGACGTTTTCAGGATAACATTAAAGTTAACCACTCCAAACTGCACATATCCGATTCCCATCAGCTGCGATGTCGATGAATGGATTGCCAATACGTCTTCATCTCCAAACCAGTCATTCATAAGTCCTGACGGCATCAACTGGATAGATTTGCATTACGCACATAACGTTTTCTATCAAAACTCAGGCAGCGTAAGTTACGCTGAATTTTCAAATGCAGTCGTCTGTTTAAAGGCTTTCACATTCGATTTTGGAATAATTACAGAGGACATGGCTAAAATCTATAAAAACAATTCCATGTTTGAGGCTAAAATAGGTGAGGGCAATAAAGTCATATTCTTTGAGGTTGACGGCATTAACCATACCCGCATAAGCGATGAAAACGGAGTGGCCAAATTGGAAATTGACCTGAATCCGGGCAACTATACAATCAAAACTTACTATGCAAACTTCAGCAATGAAAACAATATTGAAGTGTTGCCTACACTGATAGCCAAAGATTTGGTTAAACACTATGGGGATGGATCAAAGTTTTACATTTCACTGATTGACACTGCAGGAAATCCTGCTGCAAATGCAAGCATTGCAATGAAAATTGATGGCGTATCCTATAGCCGGCCAACCGATAAAAACGGAAATGCCAGCTTAGACATCAATCAAAAGCCGGGCAAATATGTTTTGACTGCCGTTGATTCGTTGACTGGACTTGAAATGTCCTATGACATTACTGTCCTTCAACCCAAAAAGTCCACTCCAAAGATTGTGGCCAATAAGAAAACGTTCCTCGCAACCACCAAAACCAAGAAGTACACAATAACCTTAAAGAACAATGCTGGAAAGGCAATCAGGAATGTGAAAGTCACTTTGAAGTTAAACGGCAAAACATATAAGGCCACCACCAACTCCAATGGAAAGGCAACCTTTAAAATCACCAAACTTTCGAAGAATGGAAGCTATAAGGCAACTGTAGTATACGATGGAAGCATCATGTATGACAAGGCAACCAAAACCGTTAAAGTAACTGTTAAAAAGGCAACTCCAAAATTGTCTGCCAAAGCAAAGACATTTAAAAGGTCTGTAAAAACCAAAAAATACACTGTTACTTTAAAAACCAACAAAAACAAGGTTATGAAGAATGTAAAACTTACCCTTAAGGTCAACAAGAAAATATACAAAGCAAAAACCAACAAGAAAGGTAAAGCGACCTTTAAAATCACTAAATTGACTAAAAAAGGTAAGTTCACTGCTGTTGTCAAGTTTGTAGGAAACAAATACTTCTATGCTAAAACTGTAAAACCAAAAATTACTGTTAAGTAGGTAGAACTCTACCTACAATTTCTATTTTTTATTTTTTCCTATACATTCATCATCTGGAATAGGTCTATTTTTATAATCGGTAATGTTTGATTGCATGGATGATTAATAATTTTCATGGTTTTTGGTATATCTGTTAATATAATTCTATTATTTGTATAGTTTCTAAAGGGCTAAAATCAGAATGGGTATTTTATATAATTGCTAGATGTCTTATATTCATTACGGGTATATATAAATATATTTGTTGATAGACTTTTAATTGTATTGAATGTTTTAGATAAAAACAATAGGTTTAAAGATTGTTCGTTCAATATAAAACATTTTTATCAAAATATTATTCATTGGAAATAATAGGAGAATGGATTATGAAGAGAAATTTTTTAATTTTACTATGTCTGATTTTATTTATTGTTTCTATTGCCGGCGTATCAGCAACAGAAGATGTAAATCAGACAGATAATCTAGAATTATCTTCGAATAGTAATTCTGAAGATAAAGTTGACTTAGACAATAATAATGGTCTGGATGAAAATGATGATTTAAGCGAAAAACTTGAATCCGATTCAAATATCCTGGCAATGTCTAAGGCAGATAAACTGACAGGAAAAACAATTGATGTTGAAAATTTCACATTTAAAGATATTCAAAAAGCAGTTAACAGTGCAGATGAAGGAGATACTGTTTATCTAAAAGCAGGAACATACCTCAATAATGAAAATGGACCAATCAGTATTAATCAAAATAATATCTCTATTGTCGGTGTAAAAGATTCCACAATTCTGGATGCCCAAAAAACATCAGGAATATTCGATATTTATGCCACTAGTGGCATTACTATAAAAGATATTGTTTTTATAAATGGTAATGTCAGTTTGGGTGGTGCTATTCATGTTTTTAATGCTATTGATAATTTTAATATTGATGCT
Coding sequences within it:
- a CDS encoding Ig-like domain-containing protein; the protein is MKFKKHLLVVLSVLILFLFITSASAAEANETDVISIDESINLENNLLSADNNVKSNDILKSSNDELLTAGNDWYVNSSKDTSGDGKSEKDAFKTLSESLNEAQDGDTIWIASGEYTGKDNIGLTIAKNLNFIKNGDGEAIFDAENSGNIWTVNSTSINITGLTFKNGNSTNGSAIYISHEVKSNINATFINNTVSNRGGAIYIVSGGISGTLNSVFINNTASDWGGAIYIDSGGISGNVNGTFINNKGSSGAAIFIAGDISGNVNGTFINNKAKGYGAVYIYNGDASGNVNGTFINNIANQGGAIAVGNGGTVSGNVNGIFINNTGYYSGGAICIDNTERYPTGKLEGIFINNKAEEGGAIYIEFNHNDPNVSLGGTFINNNASRGGAIFINQLVDAITIQDSIFLNNSDALSDGMGSYIKTIDCWFGNNATNYNSRPDAGNAVMDRWLFLNATANPNDVSVDQNSIITFKLDSYDNSSGEIKPYDASKMKFILDFTQTLGELDKTAALIGENITYTARQGGNSTVTSKYETGSYTIELNNVKIPTEINVTDSTIALNAGGEADVGATLTPADAGNLTYTSNNKNVVVVENGKIKSIKKGNATITVSFAGDERYATAENKTISVIVNLNDASVEAEDIELKVGESGVINYTTTPEGLKVNFAADNSGIVSVDEDGTVKALKNGTAKITINVGDDEVYAKNSTVITVTVTLNDASVEAEDMELNVSDSGVIKYTTNPKGLDVTFVADNSGVVSVDEKGTVKALKEGKANITVKVGDDKVYAKNSTVITIIVSKIPTEINVNNHTLDLGVDDKVDSVAELLPSDAGKLNFTSSDENVVVVDDKGTFTAVGVGSANVTVSFDGNNKFEAAESKIVYVTVSKIPTKIFVSNDTIDMKVDDEVDSGVSITPYDAGKLNFTSSDVGVVRVDDNGTFTGVGIGTAIVTVSFDGNYKFEPAESKNITVTVTKIPTEIVVVNSTVDMHVDDEVDPGISITPSGACEFDYVSSDVSVVRVDGNGAFIGVGTGSATVTVRFLGNEKYSAAESKNITVTVTKIPTEIVVVNSTVDMHVDDEVDPGVSIVPSGACELDYVSSDVSVVRVDGNGTLIAVNTGNATVTVRFLGNEKYSAAENKTIGVTVTLNDARIIAKDMNMVIGENGTISYSTVPAGLNVTFVADNSGVVSVSNAGVVTALKTGVANITILTGDNKKYALNSTVITVTVKLHDAIVSVNKSSLNLELGDTFDIVATTYPAGLNVTYVPDNSGVVSVDENGKITALKVGSAVITVKVGGHGIYAENSTNVTVTVSKISTKITASSLTTVYNVNKNLLITLKDSKGNPLSGAKITVSIKGSKTYTTNKKGQVKVPTKGLVPKKYTAKITFNGNTKYAKSTKSVKVTVKKATPKLYAKAKTFKKSTKIKKYTVTLKTNKKKVMKKVKLTLKVNKKTYKAKTNSKGKATFKITKLAKRGKYTALVKYPGSKYYKSKTVKAKIIVK
- a CDS encoding Ig-like domain-containing protein; translation: MLDRKVLFVSMLILVFLAIGTVSATDNLTDEISLDDGPSAQGIEIPIVSDIKSDANQSIQDIGDNQGQMNTKMKAKDVTTYYKEKSQLVSYLKDGNNQPVSGKNISISINNRVYTKVTDNAGKAVLKLNLKPGTYDASVNFAGDENYTASSTNAMVKVNKASLKLTAKDFKTYFESGFYFKAKVINKVTKNPVQGIQVAFKVIKNGKHRTYWATTDAKGVAKLKKNLKVGQYRVVTSLKKNRHLNAKKAISFLTIKETAEMGCTSLYVQVSNTEAVAGFRRDATNAKTLHIVKYKLNGKVTVKQYKTNSYFFHLLTTADGWMAGTGGIDNHGINQAIEKLAGKMAKSGKIQKSYLKKILGYERELGLGHFSIKAPNGKYAVVWSSGIIYGTLKPGEYLKAPNGRSLFYHGKYAHFSKNPVKAAIKIAASDSYGVNRRDATAFHWKATTKEGKTTSTLKVYAANDNGRLVGSSTGYLKDDIKFRNKFISKNSLPMTPSSKFIGDVKMGNIDKLIKTMTVVSAPKLTTLANESKIFNVTVKNKQTGKPVKALVLKVKIDGKVRSIKTNSKGVAQLKTKSLAVGSHRVIIYTDNIKYLVSAKSTIKII
- a CDS encoding lectin like domain-containing protein; its protein translation is MFNRKLIVITVILSFILAVSAVSAADNDTDEIVGMEISDDVIGADCDNQLIGANDSDNGTFDDLAKKISAVEDGGVLNLTKDYKYSDGSTGGIKINRSITIDGGGNALDGKHISRIFSVTAGNVTLKNLKFINAQFTGNGGAINWNGKDGILINCTFAGCSASNGGAVYASLSTLHFIDCFFSDNSAANGGSAYVANSIAEFTNVSFINNRATNSSAAIFSMLSINSIDGCDFINNSVSARSPFGGAIAFYQYESNIRNSRFINNSINGEYGYGSSIFNYGIVNVENTTIANNTQNTRNRIEDALYTIIGKANLKACTVENNSCIGDEDIIYALFWPMVFDKVFDETDAFIPAKYDLRNVTLENGTSISYVSPVKNQGNSGTCWAFAAIGALESYMLESENRLYNFSENHQKNIMGPYTNGGWVFLRGGGTAKTLAYWSRWSGPVNASDDPFNESSKVSPTNLTVIKHVQDVVYLPVMDIAQLKLAVLKYGSVVIGYKFIQPEIKIVNGTTFESEVSPLVALPQFSTHVVDIVGWDDNYPGSNFGENIPDGAFILKNSFGTNEYNTKLNKTIYYEGEGFNYISYYDLTLSKENIPFAIVNVENTDNYRENYYYDPAGTLVNLGFNNQTAWLSNQFVSNNSYPLAAFSLYTFGVDSTYEAYVYVNDNLAHTQCGVIHNPGYSTVKLSDYVWLNKNDVFRITLKLTTPNCTYPIPISCDVDEWIANTSSSPNQSFISPDGINWIDLHYAHNVFYQNSGSVSYAEFSNAVVCLKAFTFDFGIITEDMAKIYKNNSMFEAKIGEGNKVIFFEVDGINHTRISDENGVAKLEIDLNPGNYTIKTYYANFSNENNIEVLPTLIAKDLVKHYGDGSKFYISLIDTAGNPAANASIAMKIDGVSYSRPTDKNGNASLDINQKPGKYVLTAVDSLTGLEMSYDITVLQPKKSTPKIVANKKTFLATTKTKKYTITLKNNAGKAIRNVKVTLKLNGKTYKATTNSNGKATFKITKLSKNGSYKATVVYDGSIMYDKATKTVKVTVKKATPKLSAKAKTFKRSVKTKKYTVTLKTNKNKVMKNVKLTLKVNKKIYKAKTNKKGKATFKITKLTKKGKFTAVVKFVGNKYFYAKTVKPKITVK